In Rickettsia endosymbiont of Lasioglossum villosulum, the DNA window ATATTATCAGGAATTATCGGTGCTAAAACGAAAATACCTTTAAAAAATAATAATTTAGGGCTTACGCTGCATAGTTCCATAGAGCATAATTTCAATGAAAAAACTCAGAGAGTAAATAGAACTATTCAAATACAAGGTAATAAATTTACGCAAAATCATATAATACCGAAACAAGCAAAAACAGCCTATAATTTAGGAGGGGGTATTATAGGAAGTGTTAAGAATACGATTATTTCGTTGGATTATAACTATTATTTGAATAAACGTTATCATAGCCATCAAGGTAGTATTAAACTTAAAGTAAATCTATAATTTTGCTTGCAATACTTAAAAAGATATTGTATAAAACCTTTGAAGTTATTGTAATTAAAGTGCATTGTTATATTATCTGTTACTCCGTAAGGCTTGCTTAAGTGGATCGGTTTTTCCTCTGTCATCCCGCGACTTGATTGCGGGATCCAGAAAAAATAATGAAAAATACTAAAATTAGTATTTTTAACTGGATTCCGCTACAAGCTCATGGGATGACAAAGATAGGGCTAATACACCAAGGCAACGCCTTGCGGGGATGACAAATTATAATAATATTTCTTAAAGGTCCCTTCGTCTAGCGGTTAGGACACCACCCTTTCACGGTGGGAACACGGGTTCGAGTCCCGTAGGGGTCACCATCCTTATTTCTCGATTATTCCTTACTAAAAATATTGTTGTGCGACTCAAGAGTCGTTATTGTGAAAAAGTATTATTTGCGTATATAAGTTTTCCTTTGTCATCCCGTGGTGGCTTGTTCGTGTGCATCAGTTTCCCCGTCATTGCGAGGAGATACAAAGTATCGACGTGGCAATCTTGTCAAGCATCCTAAGATTGCGTACGTACAAGTTACTTCGTAATTTCCTCACAATGACGGGAAAATTGATCCATACGGCATGACACATATGTAACAAAAAACCTATATAGTTTGACTATGTAGGTTTTTTTGCTTTATAATGTACAAGATGACATTAAGAATCTTAAATAAAAAATTATGTTAAATAATATTAGAAAAACTGCCGATAGTTTTATAATGCGGGTTTTATTCGCAATGATCGTTTTTGCCTTTGTTGGCTTTGGCATTAAAGATGTATTACATGGAAGAGGTGGTGGCAATATCGTAACTTTTTCTCATGCGAAAAACATATCGCAAGAAGATTTTCTGCGGGCAAAATCTTTAGAAATTAACGCTATATCTAAACAAGTAGGAGTAAGCCTAACGGAAGAAGAAATAGCACAATTAAATATAGATAATAGAATCTTAAAAAGGCTTATTTTTGAGAATATCTTAGATTATCTAGTTAGCTATTATGATTTTGATATAAGCGATGATACTGTAAAAAATTTAGTAAAAGAATCACCGGTTTTTAAAAATGATCAAGGAATTTTCGATATAAAGCTCTTTAAAACTTATTTTAGAAATTCTTATACAGATGAAGAAAAATATTTAGTAAATTTTAAAGAAAAAGCCTTAAAAAATATTTTTGCTGGTACTTTTTTAGATAGCTTCTATGTTCCAAAAGCTATGACTGATAATATAGTAAATTATATGGCTGAAAAAAGAGAAGTAGAATTAGTGCAAATGAATCTACAAAACAAGCCAAAAGATTTACAAATTCCAGTTCCCTCTAATCAGGAATTAAAAGATTTTTACCAGAATAACAAATCTTCATTTGAAATACCTGAGAAGCGTAGCTTTTCATATATAAAAGTTACTACTGAAAACTTACAAAAGAAAATCCAAGTTACTAAAGAAGAATTATTAGAATTTTATAATGAGAATAAAGAGGAATTTGGAGAACAAAGTTTTGAGGATGTACAAAAACAATTATATGAACAAATAGAATCTCAAAAAATTGATATCCTAAATATGGAGCTTGCTAAAAACTTAGAAGATGATGTCGTAGCCGGTTCTAGCTTAGTTGAAATTGCAGAAAAATATGAGCTGCCTATTAACAATATTAATAATATAAGTTATGCCGATTTGATCGAAGACAAAATAATTGCCGAAAATGCCGATAGTATTTTTGAGCTTAGCGAGAGGGAATTATCTTATCCGATTGAGGCAGAAGATAAAAGCTATTTAGTACTTGTTGAATTAAAATCTATAAATCCAGCAAAAATACCTGAATTTGATAGTATTAAAGAACAGATAAATAGCACTTGGATAAAGCAATATCTTGCTGATCTTAATATAAAAATTATGAAAGATTTAGCAAAAGAAGATAATTTTGATACAGAAGATAACACATCAAGTGCTAAAATACGTAACAAAACTTATATAAGATCAGAAATGGAAAATGATCAGATGTTAACCCCTGAAATATTATTATCCATTTTTAACACTAAAATAGGTTCTAATACTCCTGTATTTCAAGTAGGCGATGAGCTATATTTTGCCCATATTAAATCTACAAATATAGATGAGCAGGTGGCTAAAAATATTAGAACTAATTCAGAAAAAAATATAGTACACACTATTAAAAATTCTATCATTGATGAATTGATTAACTATACGATCAAGCAAAATGATATGAAAGTGAAGACTATGTAAATGAGTTGTGTCGCCCTGTGACGGCATTGCCCGCGTGGATCGAAAAACGTGATCGGTGTCATCCCGTGGCTCGTCCACGGGATCCAGTAATAAAAAATACAAAAAGCTCGATTTATCTCGCTTTATGCTGGATCTAGTTCCCAAACCACGGGAGACCTTGTTGTTGCGTGGATACCAAATCGTCTGAGCTACGCGAATGAAATGAGCGTGGCAATCCAGAAAAAATAATAAAAAATACTAATAATATTAGTATTTTTTAGCTGGATTGCTTCGTCAATTACTTCACAATTTCCTCGCAATGACGGAAAAACCGATCCACGCAACAATGCCACCACGGGATGATGCCGATGCACACGTACGGTGAGGATTACATACGAGCTAAATAACACAAAATCTAATAAATAATATGAGCTTTAGAGATTTACCCGAGTTTTTGAAATTGTTAGAAAAAAACGGTGAATTAAAGCGTATTTCTGTTGAAGTTAAAACCGATCTAGAAATTACTGAAATCAGCAGAAGAGCATTGGAGCAAAATGGTCCTGCTTTGCTATTTGAGAATGTTATAAAATCTGACGGCAGTAAATCTACAATACCTGTTCTAACTAATCTTTATGCTAGTATCAATCGTATTTGCATGGGGCTTAAGCTTCAGAATATTCAGGAATTAAGAGAGCTTGGAGTTTTACTCGCATTTCTTAAACAACCGCAACCACCATCATCTTTTAAAGAAACATTATCGATGTTACCGCTAGCAAAGCGTATCTTTGCTATGTCGCCTAAAACTGTTTCAAAAGCCGCTTGCCATGAGATTATTATCGACAAGCCTGATCTTAATATATTACCAATCCAAAAATGTTGGTCTCTTGATGTTTCACCTTTAATTACTTGGTCTATAGTTGTAACTAAAGGACCAACCGATGAAAAGGTTGATAATTATAATCTCGGTATATATAGAATGCAGGTTATTTCGGAAAATAAATTATTGATGCGTTGGCTTAAGTTGCGAGGTGGTGCAGAGCATCATAAACGTTGGAAAGGAGCAAAAAGAGAACCTTTCCCAGCTGCTATAGTTATTGGGGCAAATCCGGCAATAACTATGGCATCAGTAATGCCGATACCGGAAAATATTTCGGAATATAATTTTGCTGGGTTGCTTGGTAATGAAAAAGTAGAATTGGTAAAGTGTAAAACCATTGATTTAAAAGTTCCAGCACATAGCGAAATAGTACTTGAGGGGTATGTTAGTCTAGATGAGTATTTACCCGAAGGTCCTTTTGGCGACCATACCGGATATTACAATGATGTTGAAGAATTCCCAGTATTTACTGTAACAGCAATAACGATGAAAAAAAATCCTGTATATTTGAGTACTTATACAGGCAAACCCCCAGATGAGCCATCAATACTCGGTGAAGCATTAAATGAGATTTTTATCCCTCTTATTCAACAACAATTTCCGGAAATTGTTGATTTTTGGTTGCCACCTGAAGGTTGTTCATATAGGGTTGCGGTAGTATCAATTAAAAAGTCTTATCCTGGTCATGCTAAAAGAATAATGCTTGGTGTTTGGTCTTATTTACGGCAATTTATGTATAGCAAATTTATTATCGTGGTCGATGATGATATCGATATTCGTAACTGGCAGGAAGTAATTTGGGCAATCTCAACAAGAGTTGATCCAAAGCGTGATACAACTTTCATAGAAAACTCCCCAATAGATTATTTAGATTTTGCATCCCCAGAGTCAGGGCTTGGCAGCAAAATGGGAATAGATGCAACAGATAAAATATACCCTGAGACAAACAGAAAATGGGGTAAAAAAATCGAAATGGATCAGGAAGTTATCGACAAGATAAATAGTATATGGGATAGTCTAGAGATATAGATGTCATTGCGAGCGACTGCAAGGAGCGTGGCAATCTCATGAAATAGAGTTATAAGATTCCTGAGATTGCTTTGTCGAAACTTACAGTTTCTCCTCGCAATGACTTAGTAACATCACCGGAACTAAAATATGTACAACATACCACATGAAACGATTATCAATAATTTTAAAGAAATAGCTGATAAATATCAAGAATTGATCATGCATTTAATGCAGGGCAAGGGTAGTATAATACCACAAAATTTAATTAATAGTGATAAGAATAGAATTATCGCCACCTTAATGGTAGAACAATTTTGGGCAAATCCTGAAAAATTTTGTAGTATTAATACCCAGTATATTGAAAAGCTAAGAGAGCTTACTACGAATGCCTTTGCGCAATTTGTTGGTAGTCCGGCGAAAGCTATATTTTCCCCAGATAATCGTGATAAAAGATTTAAAGATTCTTTATGGGAAGAGAATGCTTATTTTGATTTTGTTAAACAATATTATCTATTATCCGCTGAATGGCTTAAGAAAAATATCGATCAATATGAATTATCAGATGACCTTAAGCAACATTTAGATTTTTTAACTAGGCACTTTATTGATGCTTTTTCGCCATCAAATTTTGCTTTTTGTAATCCAAAAGTTTTACGTGAAACTTTGAAAAGTGGGGGGCAGAATTTAGTACAAGGGCTTGAAAATTTCCTAAGAGATATAAAAAATTCAGGTGATATATTAAATATTAGAACTACTGATAAATCAGCTTTTAAGCTTGGTGAGAATATTGCAACAACAAAAGGAAAAGTTATATTTCAAAATGATTTGATGCAGCTAATATGCTATGAGCCGAAAGAAAAAGTACATAAGATACCGATACTAATTATTCCCCCTTGCATAAATAAATATTATATTCTCGATTTATCCTCGCATAATTCATTAATATCTTTTTTAGTGGAAAATAATTTTCAAGTTTTCCTTATTTCATGGGTTAATCCGGATTCGTCTTTAGCAGAAAAAGGCTTTGATGATTATTTACAATATGGGATTTTAGCACCTATTGAATATATTAGAAAGCTTGGCTTTAAAAAAATTGACTTCGTTGGATATTGCATGGGCGGAACGTTTCTTGCCATTATTCTTGCATATTTAAAAGTAAAAAAACTAGATTGCACTAATAGTGCTACGTTCTTTACCACCTTGCTTGATTATACTAGTCCTGGTGAGCTTGGAGTATTTTTTAATGAAAATACGATGAAGTATATTAAAGAGGATATGGATTTGAAAGGATATTTTGATGGAAAATATTTATCAAATACCTTTAGTTTACTAAGAGCTAACGATTTAATTTGGACATTTTTTGTAAATAATTATTTACTTGGCAAAAATCCTATGCCTTTTGATTTGTTATATTGGAATGCTGATTCTACAAATTTACCGGCAAGAATGTATCAAGAATATTTACAAAATACCTATTATAATAATTTACTAAAAGAGCCTAATACTTTAGAAATATTAGGAACTAAGATAGATCTTGGTAAAGTTGATTGTAATTCTTTCTTTGTGGCAGCTAAGGAGGATCATATCGCACCTTGGCGTTCAATATATGATGGAATGAAATTGATAAATGGTGATAAGATTTTTTGCTTAACTGATTCAGGGCATGTAGCAGGGGTGGTTAATCCTCCAAAAACTACTAAATATAATTATAGACTTAATGATGATTTAAGTTTAAATAGTAGAGAATGGCTTTTGAAAGCTACAGAATATAAAGGCTCATGGTGTGGCTTGATTGGCTTATTAAAAATAATACTGAACTAGTAAAATCTTTGGATTATAAAAATTTAATAGCAATTGAAGAAGCACCAGGAAGTTACGTTAAAAAATAAAAAAGTTTGTGAAGAGAAAAAATAAAAAATTTACGGAAATATTTATTGCCTTTATTTTAGGCATATCAATAGGTGTTTTAGGATATTCAGATTATGGAACTGATCTAATAAATCAGTTCAAAATATCGCATACACCGCCTCCAAAAATAAAGCATTACAATATTTCGCAGCTTTCTAGAAGTAAAGTTAGTACATGTTTTACTCCCCCATCAGGTTGCATTAAATTTATAGCAGATCAAATTGATACAGCTAGAGAGTCAATTTATATGCATGCATATGGCATGAGCGATTCATTGATTACTGCCGCTTTAATTGATGCTCAAGCACGTGGTGTACAAGTGAAAATCTTACTGGATCGTAGTAATTTAAAGCAAAAATTTTCTAAGTTACACGAATTACAACGAGCAAAAATTGAGGTAGGTATAGATAAAGTTCCGGGTATTGCTCATAATAAAGTTATAATTATCGATAAAAAGAAAGTAATAACCGGTTCATTTAATTTTACTGCTGCTGCTGATAAACGTAATGCAGAAAATGTAATCGTTATAGAAGATGCTGAGCTTGCAGATTCTTATCTACAAAACTGGCTCAGTAGGAAAGCGAGGAATGGATAGGATTGTTATATGGTTTTTATGTCATTCCTGCATAACATTGTTGCGTGGATCGAAAAGCACTTTCGATGTCATGCCGTGGCTTGACCACGGCATCCAAAAAATAATAAAAAATACTAATTTTATTAGTATTTTTAACTGGATCCCGCGATCAAAGTCGCGGGATGACAACTGGAAAAACTGATCCACGCAATAAAGCTTTCCCGTCTACGCGGGAATGACATGTAGCTTAAAATCTAAGCAGGCTTTTTATTAAATACGTTTTTTTGTGCTTGCTGTGCCATATTCTGCATATTAGAAGAAGCTTGATGAACATTTTCAGAAATATTTTTGTTTACTGCTTCTAATATTTTTGCTGAAGATTCATAGGCAATATTTGCAATCTCTTTAGCATTATTCATAGATGTTTCATAAATAGATTTAAAACATTTTTGGTGACAATCGCTAGCTTGCTTAAAATCATTAGTACCCATTGCTTCTTTAGTAGAATTCAAAATGGTATTAACATTATGTTGTATCATTTCGGAGTTTTTCTTAAGCAAATTTTGCATGCTTTCAGTAGCTATTTGATTTGTTGTTACTAAAATATTTAAAGCTCTTTGCATTGTTCCGGTGGTAGATGAAAAATCTATATTAGGCATATTTTTTAAAGAACTCATATAAAGTTCAGGATTCATATAAGATTTCATAAAATCTAAAAATTGTGTATTATTTAACATTATTTTTCTCCTAAAAATAAATTAAACTTTGTAAAATATAAGTGACTGTGTGTTTTGTGGGTTTGTTAAGAACCCTTAACCCATTAGTCCATGCTAACATTTATAAAATTACGAGTCAATAATTGTTAGATGGTAAGTTAATATTAAAATTAATTAAGCTTTATAAATGTTAGATACACAAACACAAGAATTAATAATTAAGTGGCAAAAATACCTCAGCTTGCAAAAAAATTACTCTAATCATACCATGATTTCCTATAATAATGATCTTAAACATTTTCTTGAGTTCATGAATTATTATAATTCGGATATCGTCACAATGGATTATATTAGGGCAGCAGATATAAGATTGATGCGAAGTTGGCTTGCTAAAAGAAAATGTGATAATTTTGTTACTTCATCAATTGCCCGTGGTTTATCTGCCATAAAGAATTTTTATAAATTTTTAGAAAAGACGGCTGAATTACATAATCATGTGGTTTTTTCTATTAAATCTCCCAAAAAAAGTAAACTACTGCCAAAAGCCTTATCTGAAGAAGAGGTAAATATATCACTTGATCATATTGAAGAATATGGAAATAGTCAGTGGATAGAAATTAGAAATAAAGCATTACTTGTTCTTATATATGCTTCAGGTTTACGAATATCTGAAGCGTTATCGATTACAAAGCTTCATTTACAAAATTTAGAATTTATAAAAATAATGGGTAAAGGAGGTAAAGAGAGAGTAATTCCTTGGCTTGCTATTGCTAGAAATTTGATCACAGAATATTTAGAAAAATTACCATATGAATTGAAAGATGATGAACCAATATTTAGAGGGAAGCAAGGTAAGAAATTGCAACCTCCTGTATTTAACCGGGAGTTAATTAAGTTGAAACGGTTTTATGGTTTACCTGAGCGTTTAAGTGCTCATTCATTTAGGCATAGTTTTGCCTCGCATTTACTAGAAAATGGGGCAGATTTACGCTCTATTCAAGAGCTGTTAGGACATAAAAGTTTATCAACTACACAAAGCTATACAAAAACAAGTATAAAGCATTTAGAAACGGCATATGTTACCGCACATCCAATCAAAAAATAAAATGTTATTTAATATTAACAATCTTCTTGCGTTAATTTTAAGTTATATATTATATTAATTTAAAACCTTATAAGTATAGGTACTAAATAGATAATATTGAATTATGAATATGTTTAAAATTACTACATTGCCTGAAGAATATAAGCCGTCTAAAGACGAAGAATATATGTGTAAAAATCACTTAGAATATTTTAGGCAAAAACTTTTAAAGTGGAAAAATTCTTTACTAATTGAATCTCAAGAAACTTTAAATCATCTAAAAGAAGAAAATTGGAATGAATCAGACCCTAATGATCGTGTTACTACTGAAACAGAAACTGCTTTCGAACTTCGTACTAGAGACAGATATCGTAAGTTATGCGAAAAAATAGAGCAAGCATTAAAGCGTATTGAAGAGGGTGAATATGGTTATTGTGAAGAAACAGGCGATCCGATAGGTATAAAAAGGTTAGAAGCACGACCAATAGCTACATTATGTATTGAAGCACAAATGCGGCATGAAAATTATGAAAAAAATCATTTATACGAACCGCAGAGATAATATAAGTAGGTGAAATTAATTATAATGTCACCCCGTGATTTATTCACGGGATCTAGCTAACTAACCTTAGTTTATTGCAATGATTTCAGTTTGTCTAATACTTCCTGAGCATGTCCTTTAGCATTGACAGAACGCCAAATATGTCTAACCCCACTTTCTTTATCAAGTAAGAAAGTTGCTCTATCTATACCCATATATTTTTTACCAAACATGGATTTTTCTACCCATACCCCATATTGTTCGCATAAATTTGAATTTGCATCTGAAGCTAAATCGAATTCTAAGCAATATTTTTCTTTAAACTTATCATGAGAGTCGAGTTTATCTTTTGAAACTCCAATAATTACTGCGTTAAGCTTATCGAATTCTTGGTTTTAACTTATTGAAATCTTGTGCTTCTAAAGTACATCCTGGTGTGTCATCTTTTGGGTAAAAATATAGCACCACAAATTTGCCTTTTAAATCAGATAATTTAATTACTTTCTCTTTCCCTATTTCTAATGTCATAAAATTTCCATGTTTAATTATTAAGTTCAGAGGACTCAACTTAGTTAATCATCTTATATTAAAATATGCGTTTTTAAAATTATTTTTTATCATATTGCTTTTTTTATCGGATTATTTATTATGTAAATACAAAATATCTAGGTTTAATTTTTATTAACTATTTTTAAAAAAATAGTAAGAAATTTGAATGATATAATATAAACAATAACATTAATGATCGGAGAATATCATGAAAAAAATTTTAGTAACATTTGCAACTGCTGCTACATTATTAGTAACCCCTAATGCTTTTGCTGATGATGCTACAAAAAGTGAAATACAAGCACAAGAAGTAGCTCAGGAACAAACAAAAACAATTGCTCAAAAATTAGAAGAGCTAAAAGAAAATTTAAAAGATTTAGCAAAAAATGGTAGTGAAAAGTTTAATCAAACTTTAAGTGATACTTATAATCAAATGTCACAAGCTATTGCAGAAATAAAAGATGAAAAAGGTAAAGAGCTACAAAAAGCTTTAGATGATGCTAATGGAAAAATCAAAGAATATAAAAAAGCTGGTACTAAACAACAAGAACAAATGCGTCAAGCTATTATTGATAAATTAGATGCGTTAAATAAAAATATTAACGAACACAACGAAGAAAAAGCAAAATCATAAGTAATGTATTTCTAGTTGGACCTAGTTCCCAAGCCACGGGAGGCATTGTTGCGTGGATACCAAATCGTCTGAGCTACGCGACTGCAAGGAGCGTGGCAATCCAGGAAAAATAATAAAAATGCTATAAGTTAGCATTTTTTACTGGATTGCTTCGTCAATTACTTCATAATTTCCTCGCAATGACGACTCTCGATCCACGCAACAATGCCGGACTCAGTTAGCAAACCACGGGGTGACAGCGAGAAATAATCTCTACGCAGGAATGGCATAAAAACCGGCTAATTACATATATTTGACTTTAATAAGTTAAGCATGCTATAAGTTAATTACACTCATATAATTGATTCGTATGCTATGACTATTACTAAAGAAAAAATTGCTTTTATGCTAAACGCTGAATTAGGCTTTTCAAAAAGCTTATGCGAAGAGATAATTAATGCAGTTTTTACTAATATTTTAGATATCGCAAAAAAACAAAAATTAACTTTAAAAAACTTCGGTAGCTTTGAAGTTAAGCATAAAAATTCTCGTCCCGGAATAAATTTTCATACAAAATCTCAAATCACTATAGAGCCGAAAAATATATTACGTTTTGTCCCCTCTGCTAAGTTAAAAGCTTTGATTAATGAAAATGACTAAAAAATATTATTCAGCTAGCGAAATAACCAAGCTTTTAAACATTGCTTTATACCAGTTAAGGTATTTAGAAAAAAAAAATCTAGGCTTATCTAATTACAAAATAAAAAATAGAAAATATTACACTGCGAATGATTTTGAATTATTTCAAAAGCATTTAAATATTGATCAAAATATTTCTAGTTCCTTTCCAAATGTTAATATTAATGATAAAATAGATATACTGCTTATTAATTTCAATAATTTATCCCTCCAAATAAAAAAAATCCTTGCCGATGATTTTAGATTGTGTATTGTATTACAAATTTAATATTATATTCTAAGCAACTATGACTTTAGAGAAAGCTGTAAAACCTGTAATTATAGGCATATCAGATACTAAATTAACTGATAGAGAAAAAGCATTGTTACATGAGCATAGTCCGCTAGGGATAGCTTTATTTGCACGAAATATCAAAGCAGATGAAAAAGGAAAGCAAAATAAAGAAGCCCTTGCTCAGCTTATCACTGATATAAAAGAAATATTAGGGGAAAATTCTATTATTGCTATAGATCAAGAGGGTGGTAGAGTACAAAGGCTTACAAAACCAACTTTCTATAATGCACCTCCTGCTAAAGGTTTTGGTGATTTAGCAAAAGATCAAGGATTAGAAATTGCAATAGAAAAATGTAAACAAAATTACAGTAATATAGGTAAAGAACTTAAAGCATTTGGTATTAATTTAGATTTTGCACCGGTAGGCGATATAAGCCATAAAGGAGCACATGATGTTATAGGTAATAGAAGTTTCGGTGTAGAACCTGAAATAGTTGTGCCTTTATGTATAGCAGCTTTGGAAGGTTTGCAGCAAGAAAAGGTGCAAGGTTGTATAAAACATTTGCCGGGGCATGGTAGAGCTAAAGCTGATAGCCATAAAGAATTGCTGAAAGTAAGTAATAGTTTAGAAAAGCTAGAAAAAACTGACTTTAAGGTGTTTAAAGAACTTAGCTCTTTTGATCAAGTGAAGCTTGCTATGACAGCACATATAGTTTATGAGTGCATTGACCCTGATAATCCTGCTACATTATCACCAAAAGTTATTAAATATATTAGAAATGAAATCGGCTATAAAGGTCTTATTATTTCCGATGCAATAGAAATGAAAGCATTAAATGGCGACATGAAAGATATTGCTAAAAAAGCTTTAGAAGCAGGAGTAGATATAGTTTTAGAATGTACTGGTAAGTTAGAAAATATGATTGAAGTACTAGATAGTGTGTCTAAAATATCTATAAATAAATTCGCTAATTTACTACTAAACTAACACGTATAAGTTGCTTTAAGGAAACTATTTTATTAACTTAAGTTAAATTTAATTAAACAATATATTGAAAAAACTTGTTTTTAATATTTAGGTATGATAGCCTTATAACTTTAGTTTGAAAGCATTATAAGCTATTTACTAATAATTGAAGTTAAGAAATTCTTTTGTATATTTATTTAGTAAGTGGGAGAAAAGTGCTTGATTTATGATATAATTAATATAATTAAAGAGGACTTGCATAAAGCCGACATAGAGAACAAGATATTTATGCGTCTTAAAGAACCTTACTCTATTCTTAAAAAAATGAAAAGAAAAGAGGTAGCGGTTCATGAATTGAAAGATTTAATTGCATGTAGAATTATTGTTAAGTCTAAGGATCAATGCTATAATACTCTAGATATAATAAAGGATTCCCCGCATCTATCATTATTGCATACCAAAGATTATATTTGTAGACCGAAAAATAATGGTTATCAATCTATTCATAGTGTAATGCAGCTTCAATATTCT includes these proteins:
- a CDS encoding SurA N-terminal domain-containing protein — protein: MLNNIRKTADSFIMRVLFAMIVFAFVGFGIKDVLHGRGGGNIVTFSHAKNISQEDFLRAKSLEINAISKQVGVSLTEEEIAQLNIDNRILKRLIFENILDYLVSYYDFDISDDTVKNLVKESPVFKNDQGIFDIKLFKTYFRNSYTDEEKYLVNFKEKALKNIFAGTFLDSFYVPKAMTDNIVNYMAEKREVELVQMNLQNKPKDLQIPVPSNQELKDFYQNNKSSFEIPEKRSFSYIKVTTENLQKKIQVTKEELLEFYNENKEEFGEQSFEDVQKQLYEQIESQKIDILNMELAKNLEDDVVAGSSLVEIAEKYELPINNINNISYADLIEDKIIAENADSIFELSERELSYPIEAEDKSYLVLVELKSINPAKIPEFDSIKEQINSTWIKQYLADLNIKIMKDLAKEDNFDTEDNTSSAKIRNKTYIRSEMENDQMLTPEILLSIFNTKIGSNTPVFQVGDELYFAHIKSTNIDEQVAKNIRTNSEKNIVHTIKNSIIDELINYTIKQNDMKVKTM
- a CDS encoding UbiD family decarboxylase → MSFRDLPEFLKLLEKNGELKRISVEVKTDLEITEISRRALEQNGPALLFENVIKSDGSKSTIPVLTNLYASINRICMGLKLQNIQELRELGVLLAFLKQPQPPSSFKETLSMLPLAKRIFAMSPKTVSKAACHEIIIDKPDLNILPIQKCWSLDVSPLITWSIVVTKGPTDEKVDNYNLGIYRMQVISENKLLMRWLKLRGGAEHHKRWKGAKREPFPAAIVIGANPAITMASVMPIPENISEYNFAGLLGNEKVELVKCKTIDLKVPAHSEIVLEGYVSLDEYLPEGPFGDHTGYYNDVEEFPVFTVTAITMKKNPVYLSTYTGKPPDEPSILGEALNEIFIPLIQQQFPEIVDFWLPPEGCSYRVAVVSIKKSYPGHAKRIMLGVWSYLRQFMYSKFIIVVDDDIDIRNWQEVIWAISTRVDPKRDTTFIENSPIDYLDFASPESGLGSKMGIDATDKIYPETNRKWGKKIEMDQEVIDKINSIWDSLEI
- a CDS encoding phospholipase D family protein encodes the protein MKRKNKKFTEIFIAFILGISIGVLGYSDYGTDLINQFKISHTPPPKIKHYNISQLSRSKVSTCFTPPSGCIKFIADQIDTARESIYMHAYGMSDSLITAALIDAQARGVQVKILLDRSNLKQKFSKLHELQRAKIEVGIDKVPGIAHNKVIIIDKKKVITGSFNFTAAADKRNAENVIVIEDAELADSYLQNWLSRKARNG
- a CDS encoding phasin family protein: MLNNTQFLDFMKSYMNPELYMSSLKNMPNIDFSSTTGTMQRALNILVTTNQIATESMQNLLKKNSEMIQHNVNTILNSTKEAMGTNDFKQASDCHQKCFKSIYETSMNNAKEIANIAYESSAKILEAVNKNISENVHQASSNMQNMAQQAQKNVFNKKPA
- a CDS encoding tyrosine recombinase XerC, whose product is MLDTQTQELIIKWQKYLSLQKNYSNHTMISYNNDLKHFLEFMNYYNSDIVTMDYIRAADIRLMRSWLAKRKCDNFVTSSIARGLSAIKNFYKFLEKTAELHNHVVFSIKSPKKSKLLPKALSEEEVNISLDHIEEYGNSQWIEIRNKALLVLIYASGLRISEALSITKLHLQNLEFIKIMGKGGKERVIPWLAIARNLITEYLEKLPYELKDDEPIFRGKQGKKLQPPVFNRELIKLKRFYGLPERLSAHSFRHSFASHLLENGADLRSIQELLGHKSLSTTQSYTKTSIKHLETAYVTAHPIKK
- the dksA gene encoding RNA polymerase-binding protein DksA codes for the protein MFKITTLPEEYKPSKDEEYMCKNHLEYFRQKLLKWKNSLLIESQETLNHLKEENWNESDPNDRVTTETETAFELRTRDRYRKLCEKIEQALKRIEEGEYGYCEETGDPIGIKRLEARPIATLCIEAQMRHENYEKNHLYEPQR
- a CDS encoding HU family DNA-binding protein, coding for MTITKEKIAFMLNAELGFSKSLCEEIINAVFTNILDIAKKQKLTLKNFGSFEVKHKNSRPGINFHTKSQITIEPKNILRFVPSAKLKALINEND
- the nagZ gene encoding beta-N-acetylhexosaminidase: MTLEKAVKPVIIGISDTKLTDREKALLHEHSPLGIALFARNIKADEKGKQNKEALAQLITDIKEILGENSIIAIDQEGGRVQRLTKPTFYNAPPAKGFGDLAKDQGLEIAIEKCKQNYSNIGKELKAFGINLDFAPVGDISHKGAHDVIGNRSFGVEPEIVVPLCIAALEGLQQEKVQGCIKHLPGHGRAKADSHKELLKVSNSLEKLEKTDFKVFKELSSFDQVKLAMTAHIVYECIDPDNPATLSPKVIKYIRNEIGYKGLIISDAIEMKALNGDMKDIAKKALEAGVDIVLECTGKLENMIEVLDSVSKISINKFANLLLN
- a CDS encoding bifunctional (p)ppGpp synthetase/guanosine-3',5'-bis(diphosphate) 3'-pyrophosphohydrolase — protein: MIYDIINIIKEDLHKADIENKIFMRLKEPYSILKKMKRKEVAVHELKDLIACRIIVKSKDQCYNTLDIIKDSPHLSLLHTKDYICRPKNNGYQSIHSVMQLQYSKRKFEIQIRSEEMDRDAELGRAAHLNYKAEQDKHLKKVFDIANDTILYRARQMVESFKGLEEQIIEYEKEIMRVWHTRYDEMLKWESGAKLLIFSQE